The following DNA comes from Salmo salar unplaced genomic scaffold, Ssal_v3.1, whole genome shotgun sequence.
aaaagtaaaaaaatacaataacaaaATTAGGctatatgtaacagtgtaggttccgtcccaacctgggctcgaaccagggacccttgcacacatcaacaactgacacccacgaagcatcgttacccatcgcgccacaaaagccgcggcccttgcaacgcaaggggaaaccctacttcaagtctcagagcgagtgacgtcactgattgaaatgctattagcgcgcaccaccgctaactaactagccatttcacatcggttacatatatacagggggtgccagtcccgagtcaatgtacagggctacaggttagtcgaggtagttgaggtaatatgcacatgtacactaccattcgaaagtttggggtcacttagaaatgtccttgtttttgcatttgtgggttcgattacaggctcaaaatggccagaaacaaagactttcttctgacaCACAtccgagaaattgccaagaaattgaagatctagtataacgctgtgtactactcccttcacagaacagcgcaaactggctctaaccagaatatagtgggaggccccggtgcacaactgagcaagaggacaagtacattagagtgtctagtttgagaaacatacgcctcacaagtcctcaactggcagcttcattaaatagtacccgcaaaacaccagtctcaacgtcaacaatgaagaggtgactcagggatgctggccttctaggcagagttcctctgtccaatgtctgtgttcttttgcccatcttaatcttttctttttattggtcagtctgagatatggctttttctttgcaactctgcctagaaggccagaatcccggagtcgcctcttcactgttgacgttgagactggtgttttgcaggtactatttaatgaagctgccagttgaggacttgtgaggcgtctgtttctcaaactagacactctaatgtacttgtcctcttgctcagttgtgcaccggggcctcccactcctctttatattctagttagagccagtttgcgctgtactgtgaagggagtagtacacagcgttgtacgagatgttcagtttcttggcaatttctcacatggaatagccttcatttctcagaacaagaatagactgatgagtttcggaacaaagttatttgtttctggccattttgagcctgtaatcgaacccacaaatgctgatactagtctaaagaaggccagttttattgcttctttaatcagaacagaacagttttcagctgtgctaacctaattgcaaaagggttttctaatgatcaattagccttttaaaatgataaacttggattagctaacccaACGTGCCAATAGAACACAGGagcgatggttgctgataatgggcctctacacctatgtagatattccataaaaaaatcacccgcttccagctacaatagttatttacaacattaactatgtctacactgcatttctgatcaatttgatgtttttttatggacaaaaaaatgtgcttttatttcaaaaacaaggacatttctaagtgaccccaaactttcgaACGGtattgtaggtaggggtaaagtgagcCTGTTATAACTAATGCGTATTTAAACCTGTGTTTACATGACAGCAACATACAAATCATAAAAATTTGTAAATATTGGTACAACTTAAAACTGTTatataatgagtgagaaagttacaggcgCACAAATATGATACCCCaaaacatgttaacctctcaccattacaataacgggAGGTTCTTTTTTAACTTTCTCACTttttaactttctcactcatcattatttacaattcattcaggactatcagtaatcatggtagcatccacattaatgtagaagtgtttagaaacatattctattcttatttacaataaaagtgactccaaaatgacacaaaacattatttaccattcctttctattgggcacaaaataatctgtaaCACATCCAAAACAAACACCAAATGCATCCAaacaacaagtttgtagagtcacaacttgatgtagtcattgcgtgctaggaatatgggatcaCACTACTTAATTTTAGACTACTCTACTACACATATAACTTAATCTGTCCCAATACttctggtcccctaaaatggggggactattacaaaaagtgctgtaatatctaaacggttcacccgatatggatgaaaatacctttACATTTAAACGGACAGTttacactttaacctcatagtcatagTACCATTTCAATTCCAAAGtgttggagtacagagccaaaacaagaaCTAAATATTGTCTCTGACCCTAAACTTTTGGAGCTCTGTATGTTTCTTGGGAAATTATTTCAGCCTCTCATTGACAATCTAACTTTCACTTTCATTTTCTTCGGGAAAATGGTGGACCAGACAGAAAGGTATGACGGCTTCTTTCTCAAAtatctttaatagttgattctaaatACAAAATTGTAGTTTAATAGCAATCGTTCGCGTATGTCCTAAATGAGGCGTCGTTTGGTTTTAAATTGcatgttttctttctctttccattGCGCGTTGAGTCAATAGGCCTCTCACACACCGTGCTCACTGAACAGGTATCAACGCGACCAGACACTTATTATCTATCGTGCGCAAAAATAAAGTGCTTCAAGATGTTAGAAGAATCATCAGAGCCAGGGTGGCTATCTGAAGAAGTAAAAACCGGGGTGAGTATGATTTGATGACATGTATGGAGGTGGAATTGATATCAGCCTATAATGTTGGGGTGTTCATtctgtttttgtttatttatttgtaagaatgtataaatataatatattgcCTTTTCCAAATGGTCAGTCTCAAAGTGAACTTAGCTGTGTTGAGTCATTCAATTGAGTCATTTAATTATGCCCTCAAGACAGTTTGGAAAGCGCTTAATCAAAATTGTGTCTGTGCTTTCCTTTCAGACCACCATCATTGCTATTGAGTTTGATggaggggtggtgctgggctcTGACTCTCGTGTGTCTGCTGGGTAAATCGCTGTTCCAAATCTTTGAAAGCCAATAATTTACTATGAACATTCAATAAGTGATGGTCCTCCCTCAACCCTCCGTTtttcctccatccatcctccctcttctctccatccctcacaggGAGACTGTGGTGAACCGGGTGATGAACaagctctctctcctccatgacAAGATCTACTGCGCCCTGTCAGGCTCGGCTGCGGACGCCCAGACCATCGCTGAGATGGTTAACTACCAGCTGGATGTGCACAGGTATTACCCGTGTTACCCGCTGCATGGCTATTTATTGTGGTCGACAGTAGCTCTAGTCCTATGTATAACACATTTAGTTGAGTTAAATGTATGGAAAAGGTTAATAGGCCTTCACTGTGCATTTTCTCATGttctcattttattttttatttttatttaacctttatttaattaactaggcaatgGGGGATTGCCTTGATACAGTAGATGCAGTTAAAGAATTCTGCTATTAAGCTGTGGCTTATGTGACTTGTGACCTCTTTAACTCAGCATTGAGGTTGGAGAGGATCCTCAAGTTCGTTCAGCTGCCACTCTGGTGAAAAACATCTCGTACAAGTACAAAGAAGAGCTGTCAGCACATCTCATTGTTGCCGGGTGGgacaagagaggagggggacaggtcAGTCGTTACATAGAAATGCCACATCTATAAACACGAGTCCCATCTGTATTCATTTCTTTATTGTGTACCTTTCGGAACATTGTCTTGCATCTTGAACATTTAAACGGATGCCTGTAGCTCAGAAGAGCTacaggttcgattcccacgggggggccagcacagaaaaaaaataaataatgaaatgtatgcattcactactgtaagtcgctctggataagagcgtctgctaaattactaaaaaataaataaaaaaagattttaaaaaaagaaaaaaaagataaaAAGAGGTCATTTTGAATTGAACAATTTTGTAATAGTTTTGAGTGTATGCTTAAATGAACTTTTAGTACAATTAGTAGGGGAGAGCCGGGACAAAAGTAAAACGGGGTGAAAGTAACACACCCATTTTCTTAGATGAGACAGGAGCTAGAATCAGATAGTGAAGTCAGCACGTTCCTAATGCAGAGGATGAGCTCCCTGCAACAAAAAAACTGCCTAAGTTATCAACAAAAAGTGGTTTTGAGCGATGTAAGTACACGGACGTGTTTTTCGGTTATAGAGTTGTGTTGAATTTTTTAAGGTTCCAAACACATGTTGTTTTCTTAACCCATTTAGTGACTAAATGACAGCATAGGTTTCAAGTAAAATGCTAGCTAGTCTTGGTTGTTAGCCTGGGAGAAGTTATAGGAGAGATGGGTGGGATTAATGTAACACAATGTTAGCTGATGACCTGgattaaaataaaataactttAAGCACAGGCCATGTCTCTTCTAGTTCATAATGCTTTTATAATGTTAGCAAAATATCAACAAGTGACAATGTTTAAAAATGTGACATGACATCATTAGTATTATGCCTTAATCAATTGACTTGATGGATCAGCTTCTCAAAAAGGTTTTATCGACAGGTTAGTGGTTAAAAACATATATCTTTATGATTCTGGGGGTCAATTAACTTGTGTCAAGCCATGGTATGTGATAAGCATGATGAGTTTTCTGTTTGTGAAGAGAATAAAAGTGTTTATTCTATCAAGACTCGAGGAGCGCGCCTGATAAGGACAGCTGGAGATAACCTGATTGGTAGggctaagattttttttttaaataataaaaaaaatatatatatttcacctttattttaaccaggtaggccagttggtgATAAACATCTCCTACTACATTCCCATTGAAGTGAGATGAGAAAATTATGGTTAATATCGCTATAATGTGATCCATTTTAGTCTGATTAATATTGTAAGGCAAAATATTGTGGTTGCGCAACATTGCGATGTTGATGCACGGTTGATTTTCATACATTTAGAACTTATAGCATTAATTATTCAAATCGACACGAAAATATATTTATGGCTGATAGTACATTCGTTGAAAGTAACGAGCATTACAAATCAGAAACATGGAGATAAGACAGCTATTGTACACTTCTCGCCAGCTGTAACTTCCGTCCCAAGGCTGTGTTACTCCCGGCCCGCCATCAGGTACAAAAGTAACGTTGCGGTAGTTCTGTTGCAGGTCTATTTCATTTAAACTAATTTACCCTAGAAATTAAATTACAGTTGCTAATGGTAGAGGACATATATAAAAGTTGAATTGTCATGAAATATGGTCTCTCTAGCTCTATCGATCTGAGTAATTAGGAAAAGTCCTAAAAGTGTTACTTTCGTCCTGGTTCTCCCCTACATAATCAAACTCACAGTTGTTCACTTGTCTGCATAATATTTTACTTCAGAGTTTGCTAGGTTGCTGTGCTCAAGCATCCCCCTCTCATTGATCCCTCCCAGGTGTACGTGACCCTGaatggcctgttgtccagacaaCCCTTTGCGGTTGGCGGCTCCGGAAGCGCTTACGTCTATGGGTTTGTTGATGCAGAGTACCGGAAGGCCATGAGCAAAGAGGACTGCCAACAGTTTGTTGTCAACAGTGAGTGACATTGCACTTTTAAAATAATTATATGTGTTGATATATGACCTAAACAGCATGAATTAGAAGCTATTAAGATGTTGTAtaattttttataatatattctccctctctctttcttcacctctcctctctcagcactTTCATTGGCCATGAGTCGAGATGGTTCGAGTGGGGGTGTGGCCTACCTTGTCACTATTGATGAAAAGGGTGCAGAGGAGAAATGCATCCTGGGCAACGAGTTGCCCACTTTTTATGATCAGTGAAAACTGAGTTGTGAAAACTGAAACACTCAAGTTGTCTTACTTATTGAACAGTGAGTGGACATATGGCCGACTTATGAACAAACAGTACTATTCAATCTACACAGGAAATAGAATGTTTGCATAGGGGTATATATCATGCTGGCACAATGTTAAATATTCTCATCCCCACATCACTACACATACcatttttaaatgatttataataGTTAAGCCCTCTGTTGAAGACACTGATTTTATTTTGGGTACCTGGGGACCTCATGCTGGACTGTGTCTTTGGGTGGTTCACAAGTCAATAAACCATCAATCAATTAAACTTTCCTTGGATATTTCTctgtatgtttattttttttcaacACCAAAACAACTATTCAAGAACTATTCTGCAACCATCAAAAGTTTTGGTCATTTTTGTTATTATGATTATGTTTACCGGGAAATAAACCGTGCACTTGTGAGGCCATGGGAATGTTCGTAGCAAATTGTATTAATTTTAGGTGATGAGTCATCAGTTACCAAGTGGATATGAAGCCAGCAGGTTTCATTTTTTTAGCTCATTGTTGACTTGTGTTCATTAAAGCTAGCCTATGACAGACCTACTTTAGCCTACATAGGTTTTCCTAGTGAGTGGTTAAAGTCAAATAATAGACAATATATCAGCTATATCAATGTGGTTAATGAGGTCACAGACATGGTCACGTATATTTGTGGACTGTGGGAACAGTTACCTCACATGAACTCCAAAAATGCGCCAAAGCGGGGAGCGCGAACAAGaccacatgcatatacacacgcatacacaaaaTGGGATCTTCGTttgtcccataggagaaccctttttggttccaggtagaactattttgggttccatgtagaaccatctgtggaaagggttctcctatggggagagCCCTTTTAGGttatagatagcaccttttttccccCGAAGAATGTAGGATAAACCTGTCACCATTAACCACTAGGTTAAGTACACTAGCAGTATTGTCTGTTATTTATTATGTCTCAGAATACGAGCTAAATGGAAAGGTGCACAATATTGTGTAGAATATTTCCCTCTGATTCTGATTAGGGCATATGGGAAATTGAAACTGAAACTAAAACGCTGCCTCGGAAAATATCTGAAAACAGTCCATTCAGTGGACAGGATCTTCATGAATTCGGGGACTTGCCATCTCTCACCTTTTAATTAATAGGTTATAGATGAAAAAACATTTAGATGACAAAAATGATGCTTAGAACGTGCGCGTTAGCTATGGCTGTAGGTCTATGCATTGACATAACCACATTGGCTTTTGGCGCATCTATTTCCAAAACTGGACCAAGAACTTTTGATGCTTTCGGAAATGTGGTGCGTCTATGGGTTGTAGCGGGGATTCGGTTAGTTCTACTACTCGGTTTAACGCTACTCACACTAGGATCGATAAAACCCGTATTCAAGCGCTGGTTAGCGGTGCACTGTTTCCTTGCCCCGGTCTATGAGACTGGGCGACGTATGCTGTATGGAAGTTCACCGGAGCGCGTGTATGGATCTTTGGGTCTGGGGAGTCCAAGTTTGTGGCTATTGTGTACCGCggcagcagctgcagcagccTTATTTTGGGAGACAACCTTCCCTGACAGCAATGGAGAAAGTAACGGGAAACAGAAGACGCAGAAGGCACGAGTGCTGTTCATGAGAGTCCTCTACTTCTACAGACCTGACACCCTCCTTTTGGTTGGGGCATTTATATTCCTGTCACTGGCTGTCCTCTGTAAGTATTTCATTGTTGTTTTGAAAAAAATAGTATTATATGATGacgatgatgttgatgatgatagtggtggtgtgtgttttAAGGTGAGATGTTCATCCCATTCTACACTGGAAAAGTGATTGACATCTTGGGTACCCAGTACAAGTGGAATAACTTTCTCACAGCAATCATCCTCATGGGGCTTTACTCTTTGGGAAGGTAAGTTGATACAACAGtatatacagtctcctgtcaatATCGCACATTCCACATTGTAGGTTGTATTGTTTAAAAATGTTGATTGAAGACACCGACCTCTCTGCTGCAATGTGAACATCAGATTGATTATTCCAACACACCTATAGTTTATGGTGTCTGTTTGTTGCAGCTCTTTCAGTGCAGGCTGTCGTGGAGGCCTCTTCATGTGTGCTATCAACAGCTTCACCTGCAGAATGAAAGTAGAACTGTTTGGGGCCCTGGTGAAGCAGGAGATCGGCTTCTTTGAGACCATGAAGACAGGTAGAGACACGTTAATAATTCCAAACATCTTATGGTGGTGACCCAGGATATTACTACTGTAGCTAAAATGCACATTCTATGGAACTTTCTTTGTCATTCAGTGGACTGTCCTCTGATGCGTGGCAGAATATCTCTTGAACAGACCGCCAGTTTGTTCTTCAATGCTCCTTGGTTATTCGACGACGTTACAACAATTTACTTTCACCTCTGAACTGTCGTAGGTGACATCACGTCCCGGCTGTCCACAGACACCACCCTGATGGGCCGGGCGGTGGCCTTGAATGTCAACGTCCTACTGAGGACCCTCATTAAGACCGTGGGTATGCTGTCGCTCATGATGAGCCTGTCCTGGAAGCTCACTCTGCTCATGCTGATGGAGACGCCCATCACCGGCCTGTTGCAAAGCGTCCATGACAACTATTACCAGGTATAGTACAGTCGTTTGTGTCCAGAACAGAAGGTCCGGAAATTATCTATTGGTGCCTGCAGACCCTGAAATGATTAGCTGAAATcgttataattttttatttttggtgTGAAAATACAGTACATTAGATGGTGACTGCTAAATGTACTGGGTAACCTTATAAAATATAATCCAGGAAATGTTATTGAGGATTGATTGTTCCTCAGAGGCTCTCTAAGGAGGTTCAGGACTCTATGGCCAGGGCGAACGAGGCAGCGGGGGAAACAGTTGGCGGAATCCGGACCGTACGAAGCTTCAAAACTGAGCAGCATGAGGCTGGTCGCTATAACGACAGGTTGATGGACACCCACAATCTCAAGACCAGGCGGGATACCGTCAGGGCAGTCTACCTGCTCCTGAGAAGAGTGAGTATGCAGGGATCACTCCCTGTCCCCCTTATACTCAGAATACTTcaattatttttatttgattaGGAATAAGGCAAACTGCCTGTCACCATTTCTTATGATCTTCTGTGCACATACTCATcactgtgtgtttatgtgttacagctaacagcagtggtAATGCAGGTGGCCATGCTGTACTATGGCAGACTGTTTATCCAGCGAGGTCAGATGAGCACTGGCAACCTGGTCTCTTTCATCCTCTACCAGTCTGATCTGGCAGACAATATCAGGGTACGCTAATGCTACTTCATCTTTGTGTCTCAGCCCCATCCATCACAGTGAGACTAATGTCTTATCAACAACTGCTAACGTTCTATCGACCATTATGAGTGGAATACATTTTACAAGTTTAATCGCAATGTATTCATTAAGAAAGTACATCATGTAAAAGTTGCTATAGAGACGAGAAAGATCATACAACATAAATACGTAGTAACTGTTGAAAATGTTGATTCCAAACACTAACGTTTTTTGAGTTACGATGATACAATGCTGTATAATAAATCTGCCCTCTGCCCTCTCAGACTTTGATTTACATTTTTGGCGACATGCTGAATTCAGTGGGGGCAGCTGGTAAGGTGTTTGAGTACCTGGACAGAGAGCCCCAGGTCAGCACCAAGGGGACCCTCCAACCAGAGACCTTGACTGGACATGTCCACTtcaacaacctctccttctccTACCCTACCCGCCAGGAACGCAAAGTACTGCAGGTAAAGCTTGCCTGGGAGGAAGTTAAACACAAATTTTATCATCACCACATTTTTGCATTTCCTTGTGCCATTGCTGAGGTAGTGTGTCATTGGCTCTCTGCTTGTGTTAGGGCTTCTCTCTGGAGCTGAGGCCGGGTCAGCTGACTGCTCTGGTGGGGCCGTCAGGGGGGGGGAAGAGCACCTGTGTCAGTCTGCTGGAGAGGTTCTACCAGCCTCAGCAGGGAGAGATCCTATTGGATGGACTGCCACTGCAGAGTTACCAGCACCACTACCTACACAGGAAGGTAATGTCGACAGCTACCAGAACCACTACTAACACACCTGCACAGCAAAGTAATACAGCTACTCTTACACAGATATTGGCATTTTTACATCTCTAGAGAGCACAGGCAGATAACTGTAGCATGCCGCATTGGCTACCAACATCATTACCTATTAGAAATCTTTGCAGAAGAATTAACATTGATGGGCTGATTGGTGATAGGTTTTTCCCTGCTTGGGTTTTCCCTCTACCAGATAGCCATGGTAGGCCAGgagcctgttctgttctctgggTCCATCAAGGACAACATTGCCTACGGCCTGGCAGACTGCTCTCTGGAGAGGGTACAGGAAGCTGCTCGCAGAGCCAATGCCCACAGCTTCATCAGCCAACTGGAGAAGGGTTACGACACAGGTACACTGGCCCATGATCAATGACAAATAGGAATATTCTATATATCACTGCTGGATGACCACAAGGAGAGACTTGATaaatgtactgtctgtctgtccatctactAGATGTAGGAGAGCGGGGAGGTCAGCTGTCCGGCGGTGAGAAGCAGCGTATCGCCATCGCCAGAGCTCTGATCAGAGAGCCACAGGTCCTCATCCTGGACGAGGTCACCAGCGCACTGGACACGGAGAGCGAACACATGGTACGGCATCCCTCCTCACATTAACCATATAGCTTTAGCCTTCCATCGTTCATACTCTCAATATGGTTAGTGCTAGTAGTTTCACATACGTACTACCTATGACATTCTCAATAGGGTTAGCGCTAGTTAGCGGTTTCACATATCTGTTATCGCTGTCTCAGGTCCAGGAGGCCCTGGCTAGCTGCCCCTCCCAGACGCTGCTGGTGATCGCTCACAGGCTGAAGACCATTGAGAGGGCGGATCAGATCATTCTGATTGACCAGGGGACCGTCCAGGAGCAGGGCACTcaccaggagttgatggacaggaAGGGGAGCTACTACAAACTAAAAGAGAGACTCTTCACCGAAGACGACGCGCCACATTGACAAAATAAATGCTACTGTTTGAACTGTAAATAGagatgtcattttctcactctgtctctgacCGATAGTCACTACCTCCCAATATACtgtaaaccacatgtacatcacaaattgatgtaaatattgaatatAGTTAGATTGTGGGTTTTTCATAAGAGATGGACACTTCTGTTGGTGACATTTGGCTATCTTGTATGAgtggttttgatttgattttattgtATTGCATTCTTCCTATTCTTCTATTTCTTAATGTTTGATTAATACATAGAGGGGCAGTGAGTGACCCATGTTCTAAAAACATTTATTATGTTCTGGAGAAAAAGTCTATTATGTTGCCTATCCACGAGAATAAATAATCTATtaaacatttaaatattttgCTAAAACACAGCATTTAATCTGACACTTGTTTTACATTTCCTGTACACATCCATATCCATTGTTGTGAATGCTTTTGTCTAAGTGTAGTATCAGTGTGACAGACTTGTCTGCAGCCATTTTTGTGGCGAATTGTAGCCTAAGCCATGTTTGCCGGTATTTTTATTGTGCATGAGCTTTTGACTTACTTTTTAGTGTTGTCTGGTCCACGTGTGTGTACATGAGCACATTTGATTCTGGCACGGAATAATTGTTATTTTATCACACAGAGCACTAAGTCTTGGAAAGTCCCTGGAGGCCCGTCCCTTGTTCTTTGCCAATATTTTTGGCAGtctgcctgtcacgtcctgaccatagagtgctcttattttctatggtagagtaggtcagggcgtgactggggggtttatctagtttattttttctatgctgtgttctagtttcttttttctatgttggggtttttgtatgattcccaattagaggcagctggtcatcgttgtctctaattggggatcatatttaag
Coding sequences within:
- the psmb9-a gene encoding proteasome subunit beta type-9 isoform X1, whose translation is MLEESSEPGWLSEEVKTGTTIIAIEFDGGVVLGSDSRVSAGETVVNRVMNKLSLLHDKIYCALSGSAADAQTIAEMVNYQLDVHSIEVGEDPQVRSAATLVKNISYKYKEELSAHLIVAGWDKRGGGQVYVTLNGLLSRQPFAVGGSGSAYVYGFVDAEYRKAMSKEDCQQFVVNTLSLAMSRDGSSGGVAYLVTIDEKGAEEKCILGNELPTFYDQ
- the tap2b gene encoding antigen peptide transporter 2 (The sequence of the model RefSeq protein was modified relative to this genomic sequence to represent the inferred CDS: added 25 bases not found in genome assembly); protein product: MMRRTCVFTMAVGLCIDITTLAFGASISKTGPRTFDAFGNVVRLWVVAGIRLVLLLGLTLLTLGSIKPVFKRWLAVHCFLAPVYETGRRMLYGSSPERVYGSLGLGSPSLWLLCTAAAAAAALFWETTFPDSNGESNGKQKTQKARVLFMRVLYFYRPDTLLLVGAFIFLSLAVLCEMFIPFYTGKVIDILGTQYKWNNFLTAIILMGLYSLGSSFSAGCRGGLFMCAINSFTCRMKVELFGALVKQEIGFFETMKTGDITSRLSTDTTLMGRAVALNVNVLLRTLIKTVGMLSLMMSLSWKLTLLMLMETPITGLLQSVHDNYYQRLSKEVQDSMARANEAAGETVGGIRTVRSFKTEQHEAGRYNDRLMDTHNLKTRRDTVRAVYLLLRRLTAVVMQVAMLYYGRLFIQRGQMSTGNLVSFILYQSDLADNIRTLIYIFGDMLNSVGAAGKVFEYLDREPQVSTKGTLQPETLTGHVHFNNLSFSYPTRQERKVLQGFSLELRPGQLTALVGPSGGGKSTCVSLLERFYQPQQGEILLDGLPLQSYQHHYLHRKIAMVGQEPVLFSGSIKDNIAYGLADCSLERVQEAARRANAHSFISQLEKGYDTDVGERGGQLSGGEKQRIAIARALIREPQVLILDEVTSALDTESEHMVQEALASCPSQTLLVIAHRLKTIERADQIILIDQGTVQEQGTHQELMDRKGSYYKLKERLFTEDDAPH